The Pseudophaeobacter arcticus DSM 23566 genome includes a region encoding these proteins:
- a CDS encoding extracellular solute-binding protein, producing the protein MSLTVGTVVSAQTELSMWYHGSQNEFEREIIVEIVEDFNASQPDWKVILKSFPEGSYNDSVVQAAQTGNLPDIIDVDAPVVANWAWLGYLQPLNLTEAEVAAFLPSAVGRWNGHIYSVGLWEAALAILTRKSTLEKYDIRLPSLAAPWSADEFETALVKIKQSGDFEYPLDLGLAREGEWFPYAISPFLQSFGGDLIDRSAYDTAQGVLNGEAALKFGRWWQSLFTRGLVPGPREPQSDRTAALIEGRYAMAWDGNWSVLDFIEAFGEDAVFLPAPNFGNGSVIGAGSWQFGVSATSKHVDGASAFVEFAIQDRYLSTIADELGLIPPTPAAASASVNYGPEGRLSGFVDLSRQQALLRPVSPSYVVIAKVFERALVEIAEGGDVKTVLDEATDDINRDIKRNAGYVNQLGVE; encoded by the coding sequence GTGTCCCTGACTGTTGGGACGGTTGTCTCGGCGCAAACAGAGCTGAGCATGTGGTATCATGGCTCTCAGAATGAATTTGAACGGGAGATCATTGTTGAGATTGTCGAGGATTTTAATGCCAGCCAGCCGGATTGGAAGGTCATCCTCAAGAGTTTCCCTGAAGGCAGCTACAATGACTCGGTGGTCCAGGCGGCGCAGACCGGAAACCTGCCTGATATAATCGACGTAGATGCGCCCGTGGTCGCAAATTGGGCGTGGCTGGGATATCTGCAGCCTCTGAACTTAACGGAAGCCGAGGTCGCGGCCTTCCTGCCATCCGCCGTCGGGCGCTGGAATGGTCATATCTATTCGGTTGGCCTGTGGGAGGCTGCTCTGGCGATCCTGACACGCAAATCAACCCTGGAAAAATATGACATCCGGCTGCCAAGTCTTGCTGCCCCCTGGAGCGCTGATGAATTTGAAACAGCCTTGGTCAAAATCAAGCAGTCCGGGGATTTTGAGTACCCTCTGGACCTGGGGCTGGCCAGAGAGGGCGAGTGGTTTCCATATGCGATAAGCCCATTTTTGCAAAGCTTCGGCGGCGATCTGATCGACCGATCTGCCTATGACACGGCACAGGGCGTGTTAAATGGTGAGGCCGCGTTGAAATTTGGCAGATGGTGGCAGTCTTTGTTTACACGCGGTCTGGTTCCTGGCCCAAGAGAGCCTCAATCAGACCGCACGGCCGCGTTGATCGAGGGAAGATATGCCATGGCCTGGGACGGCAATTGGAGCGTCCTGGATTTTATCGAAGCCTTCGGGGAGGATGCGGTGTTTTTGCCCGCCCCCAATTTTGGCAATGGAAGCGTCATCGGTGCAGGCAGTTGGCAGTTTGGGGTTTCAGCCACCTCAAAGCATGTTGACGGAGCCAGTGCCTTTGTTGAGTTCGCGATCCAGGACAGATACCTTTCCACCATTGCAGATGAGCTGGGGTTAATTCCACCCACGCCTGCAGCGGCAAGCGCCTCTGTAAACTATGGCCCAGAGGGGCGGTTGTCGGGCTTTGTCGATTTGTCGCGCCAACAGGCTTTGCTCCGTCCGGTATCCCCCAGCTATGTTGTGATTGCAAAGGTGTTTGAAAGAGCACTGGTTGAGATCGCCGAGGGGGGCGATGTGAAAACAGTGCTTGATGAAGCAACCGATGATATCAATCGAGATATCAAGCGAAATGCAGGGTATGTAAACCAATTGGGCGTTGAGTAG
- a CDS encoding class I SAM-dependent methyltransferase, with protein MSDATPNAHAALMDQTYRRQRMFYDLTRKYYLFGRDALIADLAPGVGAHILELACGTGRNLHLARGRYPDCSFYGLDISSEMLMSAGKKLGNAVTLAQADACRFEGAEVFGRAEFDRIFISYGVSMIPDWEQALRQAFSHLAPGGVLHVVDFSNLEGWPGWCRGLLHRWLDKFHVTPRLKLESVLDQIAGELGGRAQCRQLYRGYAQYGILRKPG; from the coding sequence ATGAGCGATGCGACCCCCAATGCCCATGCTGCGCTGATGGATCAAACCTATCGCCGTCAACGCATGTTTTATGATCTGACCCGCAAGTACTATCTGTTTGGACGTGATGCGCTGATTGCTGACCTCGCGCCTGGTGTCGGCGCGCATATTCTCGAATTGGCCTGCGGCACGGGGCGGAATTTGCATCTGGCCAGGGGGAGATACCCTGATTGTAGCTTTTACGGGCTTGATATCTCGTCAGAGATGCTGATGTCCGCCGGGAAAAAACTGGGCAATGCGGTTACCCTGGCACAGGCTGATGCCTGTCGTTTTGAGGGCGCAGAGGTATTCGGTCGCGCAGAATTTGACCGCATCTTTATCTCATATGGGGTTTCTATGATCCCGGATTGGGAACAGGCCCTGCGCCAGGCCTTTTCACATCTTGCCCCGGGTGGTGTTCTGCATGTTGTGGATTTTTCCAATCTGGAAGGATGGCCCGGCTGGTGCCGGGGGCTGCTTCACCGTTGGCTGGACAAATTCCATGTGACCCCACGGCTAAAGCTGGAAAGCGTGCTTGACCAGATCGCCGGTGAACTGGGCGGGAGGGCGCAGTGCCGTCAGCTTTATCGGGGGTATGCGCAATACGGGATTTTGCGCAAGCCGGGTTGA
- a CDS encoding ATP-binding protein: MMVLAALPGQLNAEPLRVGFYENPPKIFRDADGQPAGFWPEVTEAILSGLGYEFEYIDCEWEACLEMVRQGRLDLMPDVAFSEERAEQFQYINEALIYSWSTIVTSQEVEIASLADFEGKRIAVLANSIQERDLRRVLRKEGMKSKLIWTSSVQGAIDAIMVGDADMAITNTFFAVQMAEENSLRIPELPFQVNSYHYVVPPDAPRSFVQAMNLASYRQQMTFGSEFHSAEYEWISFHKAPPPRWLVTVLIVAFSVLLLSGGLILILRRVVRARTSDLATTVDALSAEMDLRKKAEKFALETQKFDAIGRLVGGVAHDFNNLLSVIMGNLELVKDQGGLDAASLKFTDQALSATKRGAKLSYDLLSFGRRAQLVPQVLRIDLVLRGVEEMLRRTLPENIFVEFTYGSHVKAVLLDQGQLENAILNLVLNARDAMPDGGKLTLSVSNLRSDQIDDGELSTDEVVVSVTDTGVGIKEDALSKVFEPFFTTKEFNKGSGMGLAMVHGFVTQSGGKIRLRSVWGQGTTVELRFPATLEIADQAAGADISAGLLGDERVLLVEDDADVRTALSQRLSTSGFRVTEARDGTEALELIKVAPEFDLLVTDQTMPGPIQGMDLAHQVREALGEIPIVILTGYGTDALDSFAGLSKFTLLNKPVIGPVLISKIRSLLDS; this comes from the coding sequence ATGATGGTTCTTGCTGCCCTGCCAGGGCAATTGAACGCAGAGCCGCTGCGTGTCGGCTTTTATGAAAACCCCCCCAAGATTTTTCGAGATGCAGATGGTCAGCCTGCTGGGTTCTGGCCGGAGGTGACCGAAGCCATACTCTCTGGGTTGGGCTATGAATTTGAATACATCGACTGTGAATGGGAAGCCTGCCTGGAAATGGTGAGGCAAGGTCGGCTCGACCTGATGCCGGATGTGGCCTTTTCCGAAGAGCGCGCAGAGCAGTTCCAGTACATCAACGAGGCGCTGATTTATTCATGGTCTACAATTGTCACCTCCCAAGAGGTTGAGATTGCATCTCTGGCGGATTTTGAGGGCAAGAGAATTGCCGTTCTCGCAAACAGTATTCAGGAGCGTGACCTGAGGCGGGTTTTGCGTAAAGAGGGGATGAAGAGCAAGCTGATCTGGACCTCATCAGTGCAGGGTGCGATTGATGCGATCATGGTTGGTGATGCGGATATGGCAATTACCAATACGTTTTTTGCGGTGCAAATGGCCGAAGAGAACAGTTTGCGGATCCCTGAACTGCCCTTCCAGGTCAATTCGTACCATTATGTCGTCCCGCCAGATGCCCCCAGAAGCTTTGTTCAGGCGATGAACCTGGCCAGCTACCGGCAGCAAATGACCTTTGGTTCGGAATTCCATTCCGCTGAATATGAATGGATTTCCTTCCACAAAGCACCGCCGCCGCGCTGGCTGGTGACCGTGCTCATCGTGGCATTTTCTGTCCTGCTGTTGTCTGGGGGGCTAATTCTCATCCTGCGCCGTGTTGTTCGGGCGCGAACCTCGGATCTTGCAACCACGGTTGATGCGCTGAGTGCAGAAATGGATCTTCGCAAAAAGGCAGAGAAATTTGCCCTGGAGACCCAGAAATTTGACGCGATAGGGCGGCTTGTCGGTGGAGTTGCCCATGATTTCAACAATCTGCTGTCCGTGATCATGGGCAATCTGGAATTGGTAAAAGACCAGGGCGGACTTGATGCCGCATCCTTGAAGTTTACCGATCAAGCGCTGTCAGCGACCAAACGGGGGGCCAAGCTTTCCTATGATCTGCTGTCTTTTGGGCGACGCGCTCAGCTTGTGCCCCAAGTGTTGAGGATCGACCTGGTTTTGCGTGGTGTTGAGGAAATGCTGCGCCGGACCCTGCCAGAAAACATATTTGTGGAATTCACATATGGCTCTCATGTGAAGGCCGTTCTGCTGGATCAGGGACAGCTGGAGAATGCGATTTTGAACCTGGTGCTGAACGCACGTGATGCGATGCCAGACGGGGGGAAACTGACGCTTTCTGTCTCGAACCTGCGTTCGGATCAGATCGATGATGGTGAGCTCTCAACCGACGAGGTAGTGGTCTCGGTGACGGACACCGGAGTGGGGATCAAAGAAGATGCTTTGAGCAAGGTGTTTGAACCATTTTTCACAACAAAAGAATTCAACAAGGGGTCGGGTATGGGCCTGGCGATGGTCCATGGCTTTGTCACCCAGTCGGGGGGAAAGATCCGTCTGCGCAGTGTCTGGGGGCAGGGGACAACGGTGGAGCTGAGGTTCCCTGCAACACTTGAGATCGCGGATCAGGCTGCGGGAGCCGACATTTCCGCAGGTCTTTTGGGTGATGAACGGGTCTTATTGGTCGAAGATGACGCAGATGTCCGAACGGCGCTGAGCCAACGGCTTTCGACCTCTGGATTTCGCGTGACGGAAGCCCGCGATGGCACAGAGGCCCTGGAACTGATCAAAGTTGCGCCTGAATTTGACTTGCTGGTGACTGACCAGACCATGCCTGGGCCCATACAGGGGATGGATTTGGCACATCAGGTCAGAGAGGCGCTTGGTGAAATTCCTATTGTGATACTCACAGGTTATGGCACTGATGCTCTTGATAGTTTTGCGGGTCTTTCAAAATTCACTCTGCTGAACAAACCGGTTATAGGACCTGTTCTGATCTCTAAAATCCGCTCTCTTCTGGACAGTTGA
- a CDS encoding UDP-2,3-diacylglucosamine diphosphatase, with the protein MKYRTIFLSDIHLGTPGCQAELLLDFLNCHEADTYYLVGDIVDAWRIRRKGFLWPQAHNDVVQTLLAKAHGGARIYLIPGNHDEFLRSYFGTHFGGIEVVGSAEFTARDDKCYLVTHGDQFDAVVTNAKWLAHLGDQAYEFMLWLNTRINRLRHLWGGQYWSLSKWAKHQVKQAVNFISEYETVLTAEARRGGYDGVICGHIHSAAIRDMDGVIYVNTGDWVESCTAVVETADGSLMLIDWERSARRSRHRARRAQHKEKILENV; encoded by the coding sequence ATGAAATACCGAACCATATTCCTGTCCGATATCCACTTAGGCACACCGGGATGTCAGGCTGAATTATTGCTGGATTTCCTCAACTGCCACGAAGCAGACACCTACTATTTGGTTGGTGATATTGTGGATGCCTGGCGCATTCGGCGAAAAGGTTTCCTATGGCCGCAGGCGCATAATGACGTGGTGCAAACGCTCCTGGCCAAGGCCCATGGCGGCGCCCGGATTTATCTTATCCCCGGCAACCATGACGAGTTCCTGCGCTCCTACTTTGGCACTCATTTTGGCGGTATTGAGGTGGTTGGATCTGCGGAGTTCACCGCACGCGATGACAAATGTTATCTGGTTACCCATGGTGATCAATTTGATGCCGTGGTGACCAACGCCAAATGGCTGGCGCATCTTGGGGACCAAGCCTATGAGTTCATGCTGTGGCTGAACACCCGCATAAACCGGCTTCGGCATCTCTGGGGCGGGCAGTACTGGTCGTTGTCAAAATGGGCAAAGCACCAGGTTAAGCAGGCTGTCAATTTTATCAGCGAGTATGAAACCGTGCTGACCGCCGAGGCGCGGCGCGGCGGCTATGACGGGGTGATCTGCGGCCATATCCATAGCGCTGCCATCCGAGACATGGATGGGGTGATTTACGTGAACACCGGCGATTGGGTCGAAAGCTGCACCGCTGTTGTTGAGACAGCGGATGGCAGCCTTATGCTCATTGATTGGGAGCGTTCCGCTCGACGGTCCCGTCACCGGGCACGCAGGGCCCAGCACAAAGAAAAAATTCTCGAAAACGTTTAG
- a CDS encoding ArsR/SmtB family transcription factor produces the protein MQEILNALCDSTRRAALSILWSGGEHCVCELMDRLDTGQSRMSRHMKVLREAGLVTDRRDAQWVRYRRNPDIAPEVIAVIRAVLDAEQALGLEMP, from the coding sequence ATGCAAGAGATCCTCAACGCCCTTTGCGATTCGACACGCCGTGCGGCTCTCTCCATCCTCTGGTCTGGAGGGGAACATTGCGTCTGCGAGTTGATGGACCGGCTTGATACAGGCCAAAGCCGCATGTCGCGCCATATGAAGGTGTTGCGCGAGGCAGGCCTCGTGACTGACCGGCGCGATGCCCAGTGGGTTCGATATCGGCGCAATCCGGATATTGCTCCCGAAGTCATTGCGGTGATCCGCGCCGTGTTGGATGCAGAACAAGCCCTTGGACTGGAAATGCCATGA
- a CDS encoding thioredoxin family protein — protein sequence MKSVKIYGPGCQRCDTTEKMVRDVAATLGIEVTIEKVSDAKSIALAGVMSTPGVAVDGTLVHAGGLPDAAKLEQWLTV from the coding sequence GTGAAATCTGTCAAAATCTACGGCCCTGGCTGCCAGCGGTGCGACACAACCGAAAAGATGGTACGCGACGTCGCGGCGACACTGGGAATCGAAGTCACCATCGAAAAGGTAAGCGATGCAAAATCCATCGCACTGGCGGGTGTCATGTCGACACCCGGGGTTGCGGTTGATGGCACGCTTGTCCACGCTGGCGGGCTTCCTGATGCGGCCAAGCTGGAACAATGGCTGACCGTCTGA
- a CDS encoding AraC family transcriptional regulator codes for MTIVSTIYARKQIEHAERIPDKGKLFDLVGLTPETAADPAVMVPVEAYHDLMEVIAESEFPDLRFHMKTCRSMRCDEFGAFGLALKSAPTLRHGFQRIWRYIRLHNRVATFSAEQEGDRFCWSMQAPKIDRLGDFLSREAAMGTTLTLCRETTTQDLRPCHVQFVHEREGSIDALVEHFGCVPEFGAQSDALHFDLHQVDQPCTIGDAGVWNFLISHLDQMLEKERDQEQSFEVRVIEEIAKLLSGGVPQLSEVSKNMGLGGRTFQRRLSERGHSFQSLTDAARRKLAQQLIRSSTYSFSEIAFLTGFSEQSAFSRAFKRWSGQTPKAYRSDLRESGATGSRPAE; via the coding sequence TTGACCATCGTTTCGACAATCTACGCCAGAAAACAGATCGAACATGCCGAACGGATACCTGACAAAGGTAAGCTGTTTGATCTTGTCGGGCTGACGCCAGAAACGGCAGCGGACCCTGCGGTCATGGTGCCGGTTGAGGCCTATCATGATCTGATGGAGGTGATTGCCGAAAGCGAGTTCCCAGACCTGAGGTTTCACATGAAAACCTGTCGGAGCATGCGCTGCGATGAGTTTGGTGCCTTTGGGCTTGCGCTTAAATCGGCACCCACCTTGCGTCATGGGTTTCAACGTATTTGGCGCTACATACGATTGCACAACCGGGTCGCGACCTTTTCAGCCGAGCAAGAGGGCGATCGCTTTTGTTGGTCCATGCAGGCCCCCAAGATAGACCGGCTTGGTGACTTTTTGTCGAGGGAGGCCGCCATGGGGACGACGCTGACCCTCTGTCGTGAAACGACCACCCAGGATTTACGTCCCTGTCATGTGCAATTTGTCCATGAAAGGGAGGGCTCTATTGATGCCTTGGTAGAGCATTTTGGCTGCGTGCCTGAATTTGGAGCGCAATCTGATGCTTTGCATTTTGACCTTCATCAGGTTGATCAGCCCTGTACCATCGGCGATGCAGGGGTCTGGAATTTCCTGATCTCTCATCTGGATCAGATGCTGGAAAAAGAGCGCGACCAGGAGCAGAGCTTTGAAGTTCGGGTGATTGAGGAAATTGCAAAACTGCTGAGTGGCGGGGTGCCTCAGCTGTCCGAGGTCTCCAAAAACATGGGGCTGGGCGGGCGTACCTTTCAGCGCCGGCTGAGCGAGAGAGGTCACAGTTTTCAGTCCCTCACCGACGCGGCACGCCGAAAGCTGGCCCAGCAGCTTATTCGGTCGTCGACCTATTCCTTCTCGGAGATAGCATTTTTGACAGGGTTTTCAGAGCAAAGCGCCTTTTCGCGGGCTTTTAAGCGATGGTCTGGCCAGACGCCCAAGGCCTATCGCAGCGACCTGCGCGAAAGTGGCGCCACCGGATCCAGACCCGCAGAATAG
- a CDS encoding ABC transporter ATP-binding protein encodes MTRIPLLSVDNLCLNFGSHEAVKGISFDIAKGETVALVGESGSGKSATALALLRLIEREGGRIAGGTVTLHGTPDLQLSALSDRQMQQVRGNRVSMIFQEPMTALNPVMTLGDQVAEVLRLHQGLDAAQARAAAREAFERVKIPEADRRLNQFPHELSGGLRQRVMIAMALACRPDLLIADEPTTALDVTTQAEILTLIRQLQEEIGTAVLFITHDMGVVANIADRVVVLKQGDKVEEAPVTDIFTRPQAAYTQHLMAATPKLGSGAPRPLLRPAAPVLAVENLAVRFPVQRGLLPGGHLDYHAVNGVSLSIAPGETLGLVGESGCGKSTLARAVLRLIDPSQGRIRLEGRDITGLDAAGMRPLRQRVQMVFQDPFASLNPRMPVCDLITEPAHIHHRLSHRTRKALAADLLQKVGLEPAAADRFPHQFSGGQRQRLCIARALSVRPALIVADEAVSALDVSVARQVTDLMARLQAEDGVSFLFISHDIAVVERVSHRVAVMWAGRIVETGPTEAVLHNPQHSYTQRLLAAVPVPDPSLRHARRPTLSAVQPPKLVLPVGQTPEPSVMREVSPSHYVAVQPPVDALIFGTPKQMPGENATEPAGTPFVPESQHEQV; translated from the coding sequence AGGCATCTCCTTTGACATCGCCAAGGGGGAAACGGTGGCCCTGGTGGGGGAATCCGGGTCCGGAAAATCTGCAACGGCGCTGGCGCTGCTGCGGCTGATCGAACGCGAAGGCGGCCGGATTGCGGGCGGCACCGTCACCCTGCACGGCACACCGGACCTGCAACTCTCCGCGCTCAGCGACCGTCAGATGCAGCAGGTGCGCGGCAACCGGGTGTCGATGATTTTTCAGGAGCCGATGACGGCGTTGAACCCGGTGATGACCCTGGGTGATCAGGTGGCCGAGGTGCTGCGGCTGCATCAGGGGCTGGATGCGGCGCAGGCCCGTGCCGCAGCGCGCGAGGCATTTGAGCGGGTGAAGATCCCCGAAGCGGACCGCCGTCTGAACCAGTTCCCGCATGAATTGTCGGGCGGGTTGCGGCAGCGGGTGATGATCGCCATGGCGCTGGCCTGCCGCCCTGATCTGTTGATCGCGGACGAACCGACAACGGCGCTCGACGTGACGACCCAGGCTGAAATTCTGACCCTGATCCGGCAGTTGCAGGAGGAGATCGGCACCGCCGTTCTGTTCATCACCCATGATATGGGCGTGGTCGCCAATATCGCCGACCGCGTGGTGGTGCTGAAACAGGGCGACAAGGTCGAGGAAGCTCCGGTCACCGACATCTTCACCCGGCCGCAGGCTGCCTATACACAGCACCTGATGGCTGCCACCCCAAAACTTGGCAGTGGCGCGCCCAGGCCTTTGCTGCGCCCCGCCGCTCCGGTGCTTGCGGTTGAAAACCTCGCGGTGCGTTTTCCGGTGCAACGTGGACTGCTGCCTGGTGGACATCTTGACTATCACGCAGTGAACGGTGTCTCGCTCTCCATCGCGCCGGGGGAAACCCTGGGGCTGGTGGGCGAATCCGGCTGCGGAAAATCTACTCTGGCCCGCGCCGTGTTGCGGCTGATTGATCCCAGCCAGGGCCGCATCCGGTTGGAGGGGCGCGACATTACCGGGCTGGATGCTGCCGGCATGCGTCCCCTCCGTCAGCGGGTCCAGATGGTTTTTCAGGACCCGTTCGCCAGCCTTAACCCGCGCATGCCCGTGTGCGACCTGATCACCGAACCGGCCCATATCCACCACCGCCTGTCGCACCGCACCCGCAAGGCACTGGCAGCGGACCTTTTGCAAAAGGTCGGGCTGGAACCGGCTGCCGCGGACAGGTTCCCACATCAGTTTTCCGGCGGCCAGCGACAGCGGCTGTGTATTGCCCGCGCACTGTCGGTCCGCCCAGCCCTGATCGTCGCCGATGAAGCGGTGTCGGCGCTGGACGTGTCGGTTGCGCGCCAAGTCACCGATTTGATGGCGCGGTTGCAGGCCGAGGACGGGGTGTCCTTCCTGTTTATTTCACATGACATCGCCGTGGTCGAACGGGTCAGCCACCGGGTCGCCGTGATGTGGGCTGGTCGAATTGTCGAAACCGGCCCCACCGAAGCGGTGCTGCATAATCCGCAGCATTCCTACACACAGCGTCTCCTTGCAGCGGTGCCGGTCCCCGATCCATCGCTCCGTCACGCGCGGCGCCCGACCCTGTCGGCCGTGCAGCCGCCAAAACTGGTGCTTCCGGTGGGACAAACGCCGGAACCTTCAGTGATGAGAGAGGTGAGCCCCAGCCACTATGTCGCGGTTCAGCCCCCTGTCGATGCGCTTATTTTTGGGACCCCAAAGCAGATGCCGGGAGAGAATGCGACAGAGCCCGCAGGCACGCCATTTGTACCGGAAAGCCAGCACGAACAGGTCTGA
- a CDS encoding permease, with protein MTIETHETMQKHGAPDWVWGAGIAVLAGLGWLAYGQLIPFANWVTAWFPVPRDSHSGEAIAFFVYDVPKVLLLLTGIVFVTGVLRSWFSPEKTRAILAGKRQIVGYPLAAMLGVLTPFCSCSSVPLFIGFVSAGVPLGVTFSFLIAGPMVGPVGLGLLYGLVGWEIATIYLVFGFSIATLAGYVMGKMGLERHLQDWVRELNTGPVGNLPEETLSFVDRLKIGTGQVREIVGKVWIWVLIGIGIGALIHGYVPEAVMLKIMGGEAWWSVPAAVVVGVPMYTNAAGVIPIVEALLGKGAALGTTLAFMMSVIALSLPEMIILKQVLKLRLIAIFLAVVSAGILATGYLFNAIL; from the coding sequence ATGACAATAGAAACTCATGAAACCATGCAAAAGCACGGCGCACCAGACTGGGTTTGGGGTGCGGGTATCGCTGTCCTTGCTGGTCTTGGCTGGCTCGCCTACGGTCAGTTGATCCCGTTCGCGAACTGGGTCACCGCCTGGTTCCCAGTCCCTCGCGACAGCCACAGCGGCGAAGCGATCGCGTTCTTTGTCTATGATGTGCCAAAGGTGCTTTTGCTGCTGACTGGTATCGTCTTTGTGACCGGCGTTCTGCGAAGCTGGTTCAGCCCTGAGAAAACCCGCGCAATCCTGGCTGGCAAGCGCCAGATTGTTGGCTACCCGCTGGCCGCAATGCTGGGGGTGTTGACACCGTTCTGCTCCTGCTCGTCGGTGCCGCTTTTTATCGGCTTTGTCTCCGCCGGGGTTCCGCTTGGAGTGACGTTTTCCTTCCTGATCGCGGGTCCAATGGTCGGCCCTGTCGGGCTTGGGCTGCTATATGGATTGGTTGGCTGGGAAATTGCCACGATCTACCTTGTCTTCGGCTTCTCGATTGCCACTCTCGCTGGATATGTGATGGGGAAGATGGGGTTGGAACGCCATCTGCAAGACTGGGTACGCGAGTTGAACACCGGGCCTGTTGGCAATCTACCCGAGGAAACACTCTCCTTCGTCGACCGCCTCAAGATCGGCACCGGGCAAGTCCGTGAAATTGTCGGCAAGGTCTGGATATGGGTGTTGATCGGGATTGGTATTGGTGCATTGATCCATGGGTATGTCCCCGAAGCGGTGATGCTGAAAATCATGGGGGGCGAGGCTTGGTGGTCGGTGCCTGCTGCGGTCGTTGTTGGCGTGCCGATGTACACCAATGCTGCGGGCGTCATCCCCATCGTCGAGGCACTGCTCGGCAAGGGCGCCGCTCTTGGCACCACATTGGCCTTTATGATGTCGGTGATCGCCTTGTCACTGCCGGAAATGATTATCCTCAAACAGGTGCTCAAATTACGCCTGATCGCGATCTTCCTCGCCGTGGTTTCGGCTGGCATCCTCGCCACCGGCTATCTTTTTAACGCTATCCTGTGA
- a CDS encoding DUF3419 family protein, giving the protein MNTSAQAQLDAAVLQESDAATGWLERLFSRLFLGLVYPQIWEDPVVDMAALEITSEDNLVCIASGSCNLMSYLTAGPASVTAVDLSPAHVALGKLKLTAARVLPDYAAFYQFFGRADLASNAVLYERYIQPNLDPSARAFWEGRQLINRRISLFQKGLYKHGVLGRFLGAVHLVAGLGRVSFAPLLAARSLQEQQAFFDQKITPLFDMWLVRKLAGFRAALFGLGIPPAQYDKLAADGGGDVLPVLRERVRKLMCDTPIRDNYFAWQAFARCYDPAPDGSLPPYLQQRNFQALRDFADRGRIVNRSLTDQLALEPGGSKQGYILLDAQDWMNDSQLNALWQQITRTATPGAKVIFRTGGAEDILPGRVSPDILGRWVYDTEVSKQGTKQDRSAIYGAFHLYRFQG; this is encoded by the coding sequence ATGAATACTTCCGCCCAGGCTCAATTGGACGCGGCTGTTTTACAGGAAAGCGATGCCGCAACCGGATGGCTTGAACGTCTGTTCTCGCGTCTGTTTCTGGGGTTGGTCTATCCGCAGATCTGGGAGGATCCGGTGGTCGACATGGCGGCTCTGGAGATTACGTCAGAGGATAATCTGGTCTGCATCGCCTCTGGCAGCTGCAATCTAATGTCCTATTTGACCGCAGGTCCGGCTTCGGTCACTGCGGTTGATCTGTCGCCTGCCCATGTGGCCTTGGGGAAACTGAAGCTGACCGCCGCCCGTGTTTTGCCGGACTATGCCGCCTTTTATCAGTTCTTTGGCCGGGCAGACCTAGCGAGCAACGCCGTTCTGTATGAGCGCTATATCCAACCCAATCTGGACCCCAGCGCACGGGCGTTTTGGGAGGGGCGGCAGCTGATAAACCGCCGCATCTCGTTGTTTCAAAAGGGGCTATATAAACACGGGGTGCTTGGCCGCTTTCTGGGGGCGGTGCATTTGGTCGCGGGTCTGGGCCGGGTTAGTTTTGCGCCTTTGCTGGCCGCGCGCAGCCTACAGGAACAGCAGGCGTTTTTTGATCAGAAGATCACGCCCTTGTTTGACATGTGGTTGGTGCGCAAGCTGGCTGGGTTTCGCGCCGCACTTTTTGGCCTGGGTATTCCCCCGGCGCAGTATGACAAATTGGCCGCTGATGGCGGTGGCGACGTGTTGCCGGTGCTGCGTGAACGGGTCCGCAAGCTGATGTGTGATACCCCGATCCGGGACAATTATTTTGCCTGGCAGGCCTTTGCGCGCTGCTATGACCCGGCCCCGGATGGATCTCTGCCGCCCTATCTGCAACAGCGCAATTTTCAGGCGCTGCGGGACTTTGCCGACCGAGGCCGTATCGTGAACCGCTCCCTCACCGACCAGTTGGCGCTGGAGCCGGGTGGTTCGAAACAGGGCTATATCCTGCTGGATGCCCAGGACTGGATGAACGACAGTCAGCTGAATGCGCTCTGGCAGCAAATCACCCGCACGGCAACACCTGGCGCAAAGGTGATTTTCCGCACTGGTGGCGCCGAGGACATCCTGCCGGGCCGGGTGTCGCCTGACATCCTGGGGCGCTGGGTCTACGACACAGAGGTCTCCAAGCAGGGAACCAAACAGGATCGCTCAGCGATCTACGGCGCCTTCCACCTCTATCGTTTTCAGGGCTGA